One window of Novosphingobium sp. P6W genomic DNA carries:
- a CDS encoding ribbon-helix-helix protein, CopG family, whose amino-acid sequence MSPPRIKYTVRLPADLARQVADHARARRASQTAVIEAALLSFLSPDGSDRLEAAVTRRLDRLTRQFERLEWHVDLSNETLALFIRSWLTSTSPLPDSALQAAQAMGKERWESFVEALTRRMEMGPRLKSELSHEVSRSDSG is encoded by the coding sequence GTGAGCCCGCCGCGCATCAAGTACACCGTTCGCCTGCCGGCCGATCTGGCGCGCCAGGTCGCCGACCATGCCCGGGCCAGGCGCGCCTCGCAGACCGCCGTGATCGAGGCTGCCTTGCTCTCTTTTCTGTCGCCCGATGGATCCGACCGGCTCGAGGCCGCCGTTACTCGCAGGCTCGACCGCCTGACCCGGCAATTCGAGCGGCTCGAATGGCATGTGGATTTGTCGAACGAGACGCTGGCGCTGTTCATCCGGTCCTGGCTGACCAGTACATCGCCGCTGCCGGACAGCGCCTTGCAGGCTGCCCAGGCGATGGGCAAGGAACGCTGGGAAAGCTTCGTCGAGGCGCTGACGCGGCGCATGGAAATGGGCCCGCGTCTGAAGAGCGAGCTTTCTCATGAGGTCAGCAGGTCCGACTCCGGGTGA
- a CDS encoding IS3 family transposase (programmed frameshift), translating to MPSKKHKPEEIIGKLREVEIVLAQGASTAEACRRIAVSEQTYYRWRKEYGGLKTDQARRMKDLEKENQRLRRAISDLTLDKLILQEAAPGKLLSPARRRRCIDQVRRDLPVRVSERRICRVLGQHRSTQRKMPRGADDEQALTEDIIALAKQYGRYGYRRVTALLCHAGWTVNHKRVERIWRREGLKVPQRQPKRGRLWLNDGSCIRLRPEYPGHVWAYDFVEGRTHDGRKFRILTIIDEASRECLALVVARRLRHEDVLAALADLFISRGPPAHIRSDNGSEFIATAVQQWLGQIGVKTLYITPGSPWENGYNESFNGSLRDELLNGEIFYSLAEAKVLIEAWRRHYNTVRPHSSLGYRPPAPETATPPYPASGSASLHLRPDMAAMGLIH from the exons ATGCCGAGCAAGAAGCACAAGCCGGAAGAGATCATCGGCAAGCTGCGTGAAGTTGAGATTGTGCTAGCGCAGGGAGCCTCGACTGCCGAGGCATGCCGGCGGATCGCGGTCAGCGAGCAGACCTATTATCGGTGGCGCAAGGAATATGGCGGGCTGAAGACCGATCAGGCGCGGCGGATGAAGGATCTGGAGAAGGAGAACCAGCGGCTGCGCCGGGCGATCTCGGACCTGACGCTGGACAAGCTGATCCTGCAGGAGGCTGCAC CGGGGAAACTTCTGAGCCCCGCGCGGCGGCGGCGCTGCATCGATCAGGTACGACGGGATCTGCCAGTCCGGGTATCCGAGCGACGGATATGCCGGGTGCTGGGTCAGCATCGATCGACGCAGCGCAAGATGCCGCGCGGGGCAGATGACGAACAGGCACTGACCGAGGACATCATTGCATTGGCGAAGCAATATGGTCGTTACGGCTACCGCCGGGTCACGGCGTTGCTGTGCCATGCAGGGTGGACGGTGAACCATAAACGTGTCGAGCGGATATGGCGGCGTGAAGGACTGAAAGTCCCGCAGCGCCAGCCAAAGCGCGGGCGTCTATGGCTCAATGACGGATCGTGCATCCGCCTGCGGCCGGAATATCCGGGACATGTATGGGCCTACGACTTCGTCGAAGGGCGCACGCATGATGGCCGCAAGTTCCGCATCCTGACCATCATCGATGAGGCCAGCCGGGAGTGCCTGGCGCTCGTCGTGGCGCGTCGGCTCAGGCATGAGGATGTTCTGGCGGCCTTAGCCGACCTGTTCATCTCGCGCGGCCCTCCGGCACATATACGGTCCGATAATGGCAGCGAATTTATCGCGACCGCCGTCCAGCAATGGCTGGGGCAGATCGGCGTGAAGACGCTCTACATCACGCCGGGATCACCATGGGAGAATGGCTATAACGAAAGCTTCAACGGGTCGCTTCGCGACGAACTGCTCAACGGCGAGATCTTCTACAGCCTCGCCGAAGCCAAGGTGCTGATCGAAGCTTGGCGGCGGCATTACAACACCGTCCGCCCGCATAGCAGTCTGGGATACCGACCACCGGCACCGGAAACGGCGACACCGCCATATCCGGCCTCCGGTTCCGCTTCGCTCCACCTCCGTCCGGATATGGCGGCGATGGGCTTAATCCACTAA
- a CDS encoding SOS response-associated peptidase, which translates to MCNLYRMTSGNAEIANLFGRPVVSGANFPAEVYPGYSGLVVEGDSVRTMSWGFPLVLKSKKTGAPLKPNPVNNTREDKLHTAFWRDSFAKRRCLIPVTAWAEAEGAKGRMTRTWYSLPEQDVFAVAGVWRPTSEWGDAYSMVMVDGCEMMGDVHDRMPTILAHEDWSRWIDGPPEEAFTLCQVWEGPLAVDRTPEPWFNASARTASDARPTLL; encoded by the coding sequence ATGTGCAACCTCTACCGCATGACCAGCGGCAACGCCGAAATTGCAAACCTCTTCGGCCGACCCGTCGTATCGGGAGCCAACTTCCCGGCCGAGGTTTATCCAGGCTACTCTGGTCTCGTCGTCGAGGGCGACAGCGTGCGCACGATGTCGTGGGGCTTCCCTCTGGTGCTCAAAAGCAAGAAGACAGGGGCGCCGCTCAAACCCAATCCGGTCAATAACACCCGTGAGGACAAGCTGCACACCGCTTTTTGGCGCGACAGCTTCGCCAAGCGGCGATGCCTGATCCCGGTGACGGCCTGGGCCGAGGCGGAGGGCGCAAAAGGCAGGATGACGCGCACCTGGTACTCGCTGCCGGAGCAGGACGTTTTCGCGGTCGCGGGGGTATGGCGCCCCACCTCGGAATGGGGCGATGCCTATTCGATGGTCATGGTCGACGGTTGTGAAATGATGGGAGACGTGCATGATCGCATGCCTACCATTCTTGCGCACGAAGACTGGTCACGCTGGATTGATGGCCCGCCCGAGGAAGCTTTCACGCTATGCCAAGTATGGGAAGGGCCCCTCGCTGTGGACCGAACGCCGGAGCCTTGGTTCAACGCTAGCGCGCGTACCGCTAGCGACGCCCGGCCGACGCTGCTCTGA